CCGTGGACCCGTTGTTCAGGGCGAACACGCGAGCGCGGCCGATGTCGCTTCTCAGCAGGGAGTCCAGGGTGTCGGCCAAAAGGTCCGCCTTGTTCCAGGAATAGACCAGTACGGCGGCCTCGTCGCAGTCGTCCGGTTGGGCAACGGGAAGAGGGCGGAAAAGATCGTGCAGTTTGAGCGTCAGGTTGACATGCCAGGGGATGGACTGCCACAGCCCGGCCAGGGCTCCCTTGGCCTCTCCCGTGCGGCCCATGCGCAGCATCACCTCACTGCCTGCATAGGCTCGCCACAGCCCCCAGACGGCAGGGTCGAGGCCTTCGATCACGGGCAGCGCCTCTTCCGGTGGCAGGCATTGCAGCACCCGGTCCGCCTCGAATCGCGCCCGGAGCGGCATGCTGGCCCCGGTCCATTTGACCATGTCCAGGGCGGCCATGGCGATTTCCGGCCTGCCCATCAGGATGAGGTCCGGCCAGATCCGGTGCAGCCAACCCAGGCCGGTGTCGGGATTGCCCAGGACAACGGCCAGAAATCTCAGGATCAGTCCCCGGTCTTCCTGCCGTGCCAGCTCGAACCAGGCCTCCGTGGCCTCGCCCTCTTCAGGGCGTTTGAGGCTGGCGGACAGGGCCATGAGGCGGGTCAGGACGGGGTCCGCCTTGAGTCCGAGGTTCATCGCCTTGACCGCCCAGCGGGCCAGGTCCTGATTCAGTGGATAGGCCTGCATGGACCAGAGGGCCATGCCCACGGCCGCACTTCTGCAGCCCGGATTCTCTTCGCCCAGCAGGAACAGGCCGGGCAACAGTCCGGCCAGGGCCTCGGGCGTACCCATGCCCAGCTGCCAGCCGGAAAAATGGTCGGCAAAAGCGGGCTGTAGGGGGGCGCAGGTCGGCAGTGTGCGGGGGAAGGCGAATCGGTTCATGATGGTTGCCGATTAGCAGAAATTCACGTTCGGGGCCAGTCAGTCGGACGTGCCGGCCAGGGATTCGAGGTCGTCCAGCATGATCTTCGCGGCTCGCGCCGGAGCGCCGGGGTCGCCGACCATGGTGCGCAGGACCTTGAGACCGTCCTTGACCTCGTCATAAGCCTGGGGATCGTCCAGCCAGGACCGGGCGGTACGGGCCAGGTTTTCGGGCGAGGCGTCCTTGCCGATGTATTCAGGATATATCTCGCGGCCCAGGATGAGGTTGGGCAGGGAGATGAACTTCACGTTGACGAGCATGCGTCCGATCAGCTCGGACAGGGGAGAGACCTTGTAGGCCACCAGGACCGGGGTCCCGATAAGCGCTGTCTCCAGGGTCACCGTGCCCGATGCGGCCAGGATGAATTTGCAGGTGCGGAAGGTCTGGTACCGGTCGGCCGGGGAGACGAAGGACACCGGGATGTCCGCGGGCCACAGGGAACGAAGCAGGGATTCGTCCATGCCGGGTGCCTGGACCAGGACATATTCCAGATTCGGATGGTCCACGGCCAGCATCCGGGCCGCTTCCGCGAAGACCGGGAGCAGGGAGGTGACCTCCTTGGTCCGGCTGCCGGGCAGCAGACCGATGCGGTTGTCCCTGACGGTCAGTTTGTCCAGCAGGTCCAGCGGCAGCACGTCCATGAGGGGGTTGCCCACATAGGCGACGTCCATCCCGTATTTGGCGTAGAAATCCTTTTCGAACGGCAGGATGCAGATGACCTTGCGGACAAAGTCGCGCAGGAAGTTGGCCCGGCCAGAGCGCCAGGCCCAGATCTGCGGGCTGATGTAGTAATAGACAGGGATGCCCAGTTTTCTGGCCATGCGCGCGATGCGGAAGTTGAACTCGGGGCAGTCCACCAGGACGATAGCCCTGGGGCGGATGGCCGCAAGCTCCTTCTTGATGATCCCGAGCAGTTTGAGGATGCGCGGCAGGCCGCCGAGAATCTCGGTGATGCCGACCAGGGAGATCTCGCGCATGGAGTGGCGCGGAACAAGCCCCTCAGCCTCCATGGCCGGTCCGCCCATGCCGGTAAAGGCGACGTCCGGGTCCAGGGACCGAAACGCCTTCATCAACTCCACGCCGTGTAAATCGCCGGAAGCCTCGCCCACGCTGAACCAGATGGGACCGGATGGATTGCCTGTCTGCATGCACAGTTAGTAGCCCATGTGCGCCCGGCCCGCAAGACGAACCGGGATTCACCATTCTACGGGGGTTGCCATGGGGGGAATAGGGCTGTACTAGACACTCGCAACGTGAACTCTAGAACGAGGATGTATATATGTTGAAAGTCGGAGTTGTCGGTCTGGGCCGGATGGGCGGTGTCCATCTGCGCAATTACACCGAAATGCCCGATGTGGAAGTGGTCGGCGTCGTCGATGTGAACGCCAAGGCGCGCGAAGACGTCACCGCCCGTTTCGGGGTGCCGACCTTCGCCACCCTGGATGAACTGCTCGCCCAGAAGCCGGACGCCGTGTCCGTCTGCGTACCCACCTTCCTGCATCACGAGGCGGGAATGCGTCTTCTGGAAAATGGTGTTTCGACGCTCATCGAAAAGCCTCTGGCAGCCACCGCCGCCGAGGGCGCGGAACTTGTGGCCAAGGCCAAGGAAACGGGCGCCGTGCTCATGGTCGGCCATTCGGAGCGCTTCAACCCGGCCATCGAACGGGTCAAGTCCCTGCTCGAGGACGACGTCATCTCCGTCCAGATCGAGCGCGTCAGCCCCTACCCGGTGCGTATTCAGGACGTGGGCGTGATCAAGGACCTCGGGTCCCACGACATTGACCTGATCCGCTACCTCACCGGCTCGGATTTCAAGAAAGTGAACGTGGTCGCCTCGGCCACCTTCGGCGAGCACGAGGATTCCGCCGTGATCACCGCCGAGATGGAAAACGGCGTCCTGGTCCAGATCGCCACCAACTGGGTGAGCCCGTTCAGGGGCCGCCGACTCAACGTGGCCTGCAAGTCCCGCTATGTGGCCGCCGACCTGATCGCTCAGAGCGTCATGGAATATTCGCCTTTCTCCGAGGTCGAAAAGACCTACTCCGTACGCGAATGGCCCGTGGTCGCCCGCGAGCCCATCAAGTCCGAACTGACCGCCTTCCTCGATGCCCTGCGCAACGACACTCCGGCTCCCATCACCGGCGAAGACGGCCTCGAAGTCCTCAAGACCTTCGAACGCCTCTTCGACAACCTGAACAGCTAGGCGTCGCACCATACTGATAAAAAAGGGTCGCCCCATTCGGAGCGGCCCTTTTTTTTGCCTCCGGCGGCCGGGAGAAGGGGAAGGAAAACCCTTTGAAAAGGGCTTTTCCTTCCCCTTCCCCCAATCCCCATCCTTTCCTAAACTTTTTCTATCCGCTTCGCGGTGCAGGCGCATGAAAAAGGCCTCTGACTCAGATAAGAGTTAGAGGCCTGTACTTCTTCTGGAGCGATTTTGGTGCAGCCGAAAAAAAATGTGCAGATGGTCCGCTATCGGAAGCCGCTCTACTTCGCCGCAACCGACCCCGGAGTCACAGGGGTGTCCTTGGGGGCCTCCACCGAGATGTAGTCGATTACATCGGCCAGCCCGTTGACCTCTTCGGCTATGGCCAGGGCAGCCGTCTTCTGGCTGTAGTCCCGGGTCCGTCCGATGAGGATGGCGTGAGTGCGGATGACTTCAACGCGGAGATCCGTGCCTTCCAGGCGTTTGGTGTTGCCGAATCGTTTGGTCAGCTGGTTGAAAAGGATCTCGTCCCTGGCTGCGTCGCTTGCGGCCTGTTTGGCCGGAGAGAACGGGTAGAATTTGCAGGTGATGGTCTGGATGCCCTCAACCGTGGCGGCCGTGCGCACGGCGTAGTCCGCCTGGTTGCGGCTCTTGACCCGGCCCACCAGATACGCCTTGCCTTCGATGACGTGGGCCGAAAGATGGAGATCGTTGAGTATGAGGCGTTCGCGCAGCCTGCGTTCCATCTGCTTGTCGCGGACAACGTCCAGACAGCCGCCTTCCACGTTGTTGCGCGGCAGGTATTTGTCGGCGGTCACCATGGCGTCGTAGCCGGTCATGGCGCCGCCGGCCACCTGAACGGCGGGATACAGCGCGCATCCGGCAAGGAGCGCGGAAAGGAGGACGGCCAGAGCCGCCTTGCTCGCAAATTCGGACATCATTGACCCAGAAGTATAGTCTAAGGTCTAGAGATTGTCTAACACTATCGGTCGCATCAATCCTTGATGGCCAGGACGTGGACCAGTCCGGCGATGGACTGCCGGTCCACGACATGGAAGTCGGGCAGTCGTTTGCTGATGTCGTTCCAGTAATTTTCCCGGATGATCAGGACGGCCTTTTCCTGGGTCTCCATCTCATGGATGAGCATGTCGTAGTTGTCGTACTCCGCATAATCGTGCCCGGCATAGTAGGTGTAGATGCCGGAATAGACGCGGGCTGCATAAGGGGTGTAGCCGCGTTCGATGTAGTCCTTGAGGATGAGCGCCTGCCGTTTGGGGCTCATGGCGTCGTCCAGGGACGGGGCCGCCAGCATGCCCACCGGGTAGATCCACAGGATCATGGCCAGGGCGCAGGTCAAAAGCGCGGAGCGGAATCCTTTGGCGCGCATCGAGTAGATGGCCGCGCCGCCAAGGATGAGCACGGTCGCGCACAGGCCCATGCCCCGGATGGGTACCGGCACCGGGATGAGGTCGCCCGCCAGGAGTAGGACCGCGCCGATGACGGCCCACAGGCCGCCCACCAATGTCCACAGCCTGTTGGCGCGGGCTTCGCTCATGGTCCGCAGGTCGTCGGCGATGAGCAGGGCCAAGGGCGGGAACATGGGCAGGACGTAGATGAAGACCTTGCCGGACAGGGACGAGAGAAACAGGAAGGTGGCCACGAACATGATCCAGAGCAGGCTCTTGGGTCCGGCGTGACGGCGTCCGCCCCACAGGGTTCCCCAGAACGGCAGGGAGAACAGCCGTTTCACCGGGGCGGTGAACAAAGCCAGGGTCCAGGGCATCCAGGCCAGGGGGAAGGCAACGCAATACCACCACCACGATTCCTTGTGATGGAACGTATGGGTGGCCCGTTGCAAAATCTGTTTGCCGAGCACGGTGTTGAGCAGGAAGTCCGGTCCTTCGGCCAGAATCACGCCCAGCACCCAGACGGCGAGCATGGCGAGCATGGCCAGCAACCCCAGCCCCGTGCGCTTGGAAAGCAACCGCCTGGCCTCGCCCTTGAAGGCCAGGAACACGGTGATGTTGACCAGCGGGAACAGGAAACCGAGCGGTCCCTTGACCAGGGTGGCGGCACCGGCCAGGACGAATCCCCAGACCGGCCACCAGCCTTCGGTCTCGTCGGTGTAGGCCCGATAAAAGGCGGCGTGGCTCAATATGATCAGGCCTGCGAACATCAGGTCCATGCGCGAGTAATGCAGCAGGGCCGCGACCATGAAGGTGGAGATCAGTATCAGCGTTGAGGCCAGGGAAGTGGTCTTGTCGAACTTGAGGGTACGCGCCAGCACGTAGGCCGAGAACAGGAAGAACAGACCGGAAAGGGCCGCGCCCAGAAAGAAGACCGCGGGCTGATGGAACGGGGTCAGCTTGTCCAGCAGCCAGAGGAACCAGAAGTAGACCGGGGGCTTGTCCGGGTATGGCTGGCCGTTCAGGGCCAGGACGACCCATTTCCCGTGGGCGGCAAGGTTGTTGTAGGCGTCAGCGTAGCGGACCTCGTCCGAGAACCACAGGGCGCGATTGTTCAGGGCGAACCAGGTCTGGGCCAAAACGGCCAGGGTCATGGTCAGCCAGGGGTGATTTTCAAGCCGGGTCCATATGGATTTGAGGGCGGTCATGTCATGATCTCCTGAAAAGCGAGGAATCGGCGATGATCACGGCGGCGAAACCGCCCACGCTGCACAGCAGCCAGCCGAAGAAAACGTCCGAGGGGTGGTGCCAGCCGAGGTAGATGCGCGAGAAGCCAACCAGTCCGAGGGACAGGCCGAGCAGGACGGTCAGGGCCGTGCGGGACAGGCGCAGAACAAGAGGCAGGGTCCAGCCGGTGTATTCGGCGGTGTGGCCCGAGGGCAGGGCTTCATGCGCGGCCCTGCCGGACAGTGGCTCGTACCAGTGTCCTTGGCCGGGACGCGGCCTGCCGATGAGATATTTGGTGAAATGTACGGCCAGTCCGGCCACCAGTCCCTGGACCACGAGCAAGACCAGCACGAAGCGCAGCCGTTCCCGGTTGCCGGACCGCCAGGCGGTCAGGAGCATGACCGCATAGACGAGATAGAACAAGGGGTTGCACCAGTCGGTGACGATCTTCATGAACGCGGTCAGCCCGGTGTGGGCGGCGCGGAAGTCGGCAAAGAACAGGGCCGTGTCGCGCTCGCTGTCGAAACCGAGCCAAAGGGCGACGAGGATGAGCAGGAGCGGCGTCGAGTAGAGCGCCCAATGTTTCAGGGAAGTACAGCGCATGCGGGTTTATAAGCCATCGGGAGAGCCCAGGCAAGCCGGGGCGCGGCGGCGGTCTATGACTCGCCGTCTCCGTTCTGCGGGTAGGGTTCGTGGGTGTAGCGGGCCCAGATCTCGGGGCTGGCGTTCAGCTCCTTGAGAATATCGGTCAGGGCCTTGCCTTCCTGTTTCCAGTACTTGTCGGCATTGTCCGAACACTCGAAGGGGATGACCAGGGTGCCGTCCTCGGTCAGGAAGGGTTTTTTCTCGTCCATGGCCGGGGACTATTCCATGGAACCGGCGTAAAGACAAGCCTCCTCTTCGGGCAATGAATCGCCCGTGTCGACGGGGAGTTGGCGAGTCGCGCCGGGAATCAGGCCACGGCCTGATCGTCCACGGCGAGGCAGACCTTGCGGTCGATTTCGCGCACCTTTTTGAGCACCGACTTGACGATGCGCTTGAACTCGCCCAGATCCTTGGATTCGTGCAGGTACTTGGCCTTGGTCAGCCCGGCCAGGTCCACGATCTCGTTGAACAGGTACGGGCAGTAGAGCGGGTCCTGCTTCATGAACAGTTCCACCCGGTTCAGGGCCTCATGCACCTTTTCCTGGTTCCCCTTGATGTCCTTGAACAGCTTGGTCAGGTGCTTTTCCGCGTTGCGCATGGATGTGCTCCACATGGGGGAGCGGGGCTCCAGATGCAGGGGCGGGACTGCGTGTCGGCAGTTGTTCAGGTCACGCAGGAAACTCTCCACCGCGCCTGGGGCCGAGGCCAGAATACCCTTGGTATAGGCAGTATCCACGTCTACTACCGTGGTGCCTTCGATAACCACGCCGCCGCCGTAGAGGTTGAAGATCGGGAAGTCGGACTGCTTGAGGTCCTCTTCCAGCTCGCGCTTGGCGGTCATGTACTGGACCGTGGTCAAAATCTCCTCGCCGTCCAGGTTGCGCGTGGTCTGGTGCCAGGAATACCGTTTCTCCGAGGTGGTGTGGTTGTGGTGGCCGCCCGAGTGGGACATGCCGTTGATCCAGGCGTAGTCCTGCCCGGCCAGGAGCAGATGGGAGACCCCGCAGTAGCGCAGGAAGCGGGACAGAGTCACCGATACGTTGCCGCCCGCGTCCAGCACCAGATCGCGCTCCTGGAGCACCTTGGTGCCCACGCCGCCAACGGTCCACAGAGGCAGGGTCGGACCGGGATAGCGCTTGAGGATCATCGGATCGACCTTGGTGGAATAGACCAACGGGACGTCCTGGACGAAATCCGGGTCCAGCCTTTCAAAGACCTTGAGCATGGACTTGTCGTAGTCGATGGCCGCGCACAGGTGCGGCTTGATGCCCAGGTTCTGCAGGGACGGGATGGTCTGCAGGGCGCAGGTGTACAGCACGTGGCCCATTTTCTCTTTCAGCATCGGGGCCATGGTTTCGAGCGACGGGCCTGCACCGAGGATGACCGCGCCCACGCCCGCGCCCTTGCCCTGCATGGACTTGAGGCTGCCGTCGCGCATGGCCTTGGCGAAGTTGTCGATCTCGTTGCCGACCATGACGTCCTGGCGGTGTCGCAGGGTGGACAGCTCCAGGGAAAAGTTTTCGAGCTTGTTCTTCAGCCAGGTGGCCCAGCGGGCGTACTCCGGCCCAAGCTGGCGGCTGGGGATGTCGCTCTTCAGATGAATCTGGCCGTAGATGAACTGCAGGTCCAGGTTGCGGACCACTTCGGACAGGAACCGTTCGTCCGGGACCAGCAGATGAAACTTCCTGTTCTCGAAAAACGGCCGGTAGTCGGTCTGGCCGAGGCAGGCCAGGAGCATCTCGGAGCGCGGCTCCAGCAGCATGACCTTATGGGAATCCGGGGTGTTGGAGAGCAGGTGGTTGACGCCGTAGCCGAGGTTGGAGCCGACCACGAAGGTGGCCGAGGTCCCGGCTTTTTCCGGATGCAGCCAGTTGCCGTACAACCCCTGCGGAGGCAGGGACTCGAACATCCCCTTGCCATTGTCCATGCGCCAGTCGTGCAGGCCGAACTCGTTGCGGTACAACCGCGTCTTGAGCATCTCCTCGTTGAACGGGCGGGTGGACAACCACTGGAAGATGGGGTTTCCGGTGCGTTGCAGGTATTCGATGTTGTCTTTCAGAAACGGATACGGATTCATGGCGCGGCCTCGCATGCTCAAAAAATGACGGTTCGGACGATAAAATGCAGTTTGCATGCCAGTTGCGCCAAGCCTGTTTTTGCCATACGGTGCGGGCATCCATTTTGAACCCAACCCGCATGATTTCAGGGCACTACGATGAACGAGAACCTGCTTGAGCTGATCGGCAATACGCCGCTGGTGGAAATACGCCACCTCAATCCCAATCCGAACGTCAGGATTTTGGCCAAGATCGAGTGCCAGAACCCGGGCGGGTCCATCAAGGACCGCGTTGCCGCGGCCATGATCGAAGCCGCCGAGGAATCGGGCGAGCTGACCAGGGACAAGATCATCATCGAGGCCACTTCGGGCAACACCGGGGTGGGGCTGGCCATGGTCGCGGCCATCAAGGGGTACCGCATCAAGCTGCTCATGCCCGAAACGGCTAGCGAAGAGCGCAAGATGATCATGGCCGCCTACGGCGCGGAGTTGGAGCTGACCCCGGGCCATCTGGCCACGGACGGAGCCATCGAGCAGGCCTACCGCTACGCCCGCGAGGAGCCGGACAAGTACGTGCTCATGGACCAGTACAACAACCCGGCCTCCATCCGGGCGCACTACATGGGTACCGGGCTTGAAATCTGGAACCAGACCGGCGGCAAGGTGACCCACTGCGTCATGACGCTGGGCACCTCGGGCACGGCCATGGGCATCGCCAAGAGGCTGCACGAGATGGGGCAGGTCTATGTCGCCGCCGTGGAGCCCTATGCGGGCCACAAGATCCAGGGCCTCAAGAACATGCTCGAATCCTACCCGCCGGGCATCTACGACAAGCACGCCCTGGACGAGATTCTG
The sequence above is a segment of the uncultured Pseudodesulfovibrio sp. genome. Coding sequences within it:
- a CDS encoding glycosyltransferase family A protein codes for the protein MNRFAFPRTLPTCAPLQPAFADHFSGWQLGMGTPEALAGLLPGLFLLGEENPGCRSAAVGMALWSMQAYPLNQDLARWAVKAMNLGLKADPVLTRLMALSASLKRPEEGEATEAWFELARQEDRGLILRFLAVVLGNPDTGLGWLHRIWPDLILMGRPEIAMAALDMVKWTGASMPLRARFEADRVLQCLPPEEALPVIEGLDPAVWGLWRAYAGSEVMLRMGRTGEAKGALAGLWQSIPWHVNLTLKLHDLFRPLPVAQPDDCDEAAVLVYSWNKADLLADTLDSLLRSDIGRARVFALNNGSTDHTDRVLANAAQQFGAERFHIETLPINVGAPAARNWLLSLPAVREARWAAFLDDDIVLPGDWLLRLLGPVLGRDDIGAVGCRITAAVPPYSLQSADYNLFPVAPPVPEPDSLPNRVPVYDNCAGSADTGLFSYSRPCMSVSGCCHLVNMRSIDRTGPFDLRYTPSQFDDLDRDMRASLAGTPALYVGGLAVRHVQHSSLAKSKTARQIGQVMGNKLKLDTKYTDAELIRLGRENRAMLWHDLEQKSRFLVDRLGLNA
- the lpxB gene encoding lipid-A-disaccharide synthase, with product MQTGNPSGPIWFSVGEASGDLHGVELMKAFRSLDPDVAFTGMGGPAMEAEGLVPRHSMREISLVGITEILGGLPRILKLLGIIKKELAAIRPRAIVLVDCPEFNFRIARMARKLGIPVYYYISPQIWAWRSGRANFLRDFVRKVICILPFEKDFYAKYGMDVAYVGNPLMDVLPLDLLDKLTVRDNRIGLLPGSRTKEVTSLLPVFAEAARMLAVDHPNLEYVLVQAPGMDESLLRSLWPADIPVSFVSPADRYQTFRTCKFILAASGTVTLETALIGTPVLVAYKVSPLSELIGRMLVNVKFISLPNLILGREIYPEYIGKDASPENLARTARSWLDDPQAYDEVKDGLKVLRTMVGDPGAPARAAKIMLDDLESLAGTSD
- a CDS encoding Gfo/Idh/MocA family oxidoreductase → MLKVGVVGLGRMGGVHLRNYTEMPDVEVVGVVDVNAKAREDVTARFGVPTFATLDELLAQKPDAVSVCVPTFLHHEAGMRLLENGVSTLIEKPLAATAAEGAELVAKAKETGAVLMVGHSERFNPAIERVKSLLEDDVISVQIERVSPYPVRIQDVGVIKDLGSHDIDLIRYLTGSDFKKVNVVASATFGEHEDSAVITAEMENGVLVQIATNWVSPFRGRRLNVACKSRYVAADLIAQSVMEYSPFSEVEKTYSVREWPVVAREPIKSELTAFLDALRNDTPAPITGEDGLEVLKTFERLFDNLNS
- a CDS encoding BON domain-containing protein: MMSEFASKAALAVLLSALLAGCALYPAVQVAGGAMTGYDAMVTADKYLPRNNVEGGCLDVVRDKQMERRLRERLILNDLHLSAHVIEGKAYLVGRVKSRNQADYAVRTAATVEGIQTITCKFYPFSPAKQAASDAARDEILFNQLTKRFGNTKRLEGTDLRVEVIRTHAILIGRTRDYSQKTAALAIAEEVNGLADVIDYISVEAPKDTPVTPGSVAAK
- a CDS encoding glycosyltransferase family 39 protein, yielding MTALKSIWTRLENHPWLTMTLAVLAQTWFALNNRALWFSDEVRYADAYNNLAAHGKWVVLALNGQPYPDKPPVYFWFLWLLDKLTPFHQPAVFFLGAALSGLFFLFSAYVLARTLKFDKTTSLASTLILISTFMVAALLHYSRMDLMFAGLIILSHAAFYRAYTDETEGWWPVWGFVLAGAATLVKGPLGFLFPLVNITVFLAFKGEARRLLSKRTGLGLLAMLAMLAVWVLGVILAEGPDFLLNTVLGKQILQRATHTFHHKESWWWYCVAFPLAWMPWTLALFTAPVKRLFSLPFWGTLWGGRRHAGPKSLLWIMFVATFLFLSSLSGKVFIYVLPMFPPLALLIADDLRTMSEARANRLWTLVGGLWAVIGAVLLLAGDLIPVPVPIRGMGLCATVLILGGAAIYSMRAKGFRSALLTCALAMILWIYPVGMLAAPSLDDAMSPKRQALILKDYIERGYTPYAARVYSGIYTYYAGHDYAEYDNYDMLIHEMETQEKAVLIIRENYWNDISKRLPDFHVVDRQSIAGLVHVLAIKD
- a CDS encoding phosphatase PAP2 family protein codes for the protein MRCTSLKHWALYSTPLLLILVALWLGFDSERDTALFFADFRAAHTGLTAFMKIVTDWCNPLFYLVYAVMLLTAWRSGNRERLRFVLVLLVVQGLVAGLAVHFTKYLIGRPRPGQGHWYEPLSGRAAHEALPSGHTAEYTGWTLPLVLRLSRTALTVLLGLSLGLVGFSRIYLGWHHPSDVFFGWLLCSVGGFAAVIIADSSLFRRS
- a CDS encoding 6-hydroxymethylpterin diphosphokinase MptE-like protein gives rise to the protein MQTAFYRPNRHFLSMRGRAMNPYPFLKDNIEYLQRTGNPIFQWLSTRPFNEEMLKTRLYRNEFGLHDWRMDNGKGMFESLPPQGLYGNWLHPEKAGTSATFVVGSNLGYGVNHLLSNTPDSHKVMLLEPRSEMLLACLGQTDYRPFFENRKFHLLVPDERFLSEVVRNLDLQFIYGQIHLKSDIPSRQLGPEYARWATWLKNKLENFSLELSTLRHRQDVMVGNEIDNFAKAMRDGSLKSMQGKGAGVGAVILGAGPSLETMAPMLKEKMGHVLYTCALQTIPSLQNLGIKPHLCAAIDYDKSMLKVFERLDPDFVQDVPLVYSTKVDPMILKRYPGPTLPLWTVGGVGTKVLQERDLVLDAGGNVSVTLSRFLRYCGVSHLLLAGQDYAWINGMSHSGGHHNHTTSEKRYSWHQTTRNLDGEEILTTVQYMTAKRELEEDLKQSDFPIFNLYGGGVVIEGTTVVDVDTAYTKGILASAPGAVESFLRDLNNCRHAVPPLHLEPRSPMWSTSMRNAEKHLTKLFKDIKGNQEKVHEALNRVELFMKQDPLYCPYLFNEIVDLAGLTKAKYLHESKDLGEFKRIVKSVLKKVREIDRKVCLAVDDQAVA